CGGCCGAGCCAGCCGCCGCCGCGGTAGGTTTTGCCGATGCCGTCGATGGCGAGCAGCGTGTCACGCGTCTGCACGCGCGGCGTCGGCGGCTCCAGCGTGGGCACGGCGGCCAGAAGCGCTTGGGTGTAGGGATGTTGCGGCCGCGCCAGGATCTCGGCCGCCGGCCCCGTCTCCACCACCTCGCCTTGGCGCATGACCGCGATGCGGTCGGCAATCTCCGCCACCACGCCGAAGTCGTGTGTGATGAACAGCACCGCCGTGCCTTTGCGTTGCTGCAACTCGCGGATCAACCGCAGGATCTGCGCCTGGGTGGTGACGTCGAGCGCGGTGGTGGGCTCATCGGCGATCAGCAAGCTGGGCTCGAGCGCCAGCGCCATGGCAATCATGGCGCGCTGGCGCTGTCCGCCGGACAGCTCATGCGGATAGGCGCCAGCGGCGGCATGCGGCTGCGGGATCTGCACGTCTTCCAGCAGGCTGCGCACCTTGCGCGCGATTTCCGCCTTGGGCAACCGGGTGTGGGTGCGGAACACCTCGCCGATCTGGTCGCCAATGGTGCGCAGCGGATTGAGCGCTGTCATCGGCTCCTGGAAGATCATGCCGATACGTGCGCCGCGTATGCGCCGCAGATCCGCCTCGGACAGCGCCGTCAGCTCGCGGCCTTCAAACAGGATGCGCCCGGCGCTGCGGCGCACGCCATCGGGCAGCAGCCCAAGCACGGCGCCGGCGGTCATGGACTTGCCTGAGCCGCTTTCGCCAACCACGCACAGGATTTCGCCTGGCGCCAGCGCCAGCGACACGCCATCCAGCGCGAGCGGGCGGTCGGCGCCGGCGGGCAAGGCGACGCTGAGCGCGTCGATACTG
The Cupriavidus basilensis DNA segment above includes these coding regions:
- a CDS encoding ABC transporter ATP-binding protein, translated to MSGPLPFLLSIDALSVALPAGADRPLALDGVSLALAPGEILCVVGESGSGKSMTAGAVLGLLPDGVRRSAGRILFEGRELTALSEADLRRIRGARIGMIFQEPMTALNPLRTIGDQIGEVFRTHTRLPKAEIARKVRSLLEDVQIPQPHAAAGAYPHELSGGQRQRAMIAMALALEPSLLIADEPTTALDVTTQAQILRLIRELQQRKGTAVLFITHDFGVVAEIADRIAVMRQGEVVETGPAAEILARPQHPYTQALLAAVPTLEPPTPRVQTRDTLLAIDGIGKTYRGGGWLGRGRRQVQALDQVSLALPRGGALGIVGESGCGKSTLARCLVGLLDPDRGSLRLDGADLLASGSGQRRQRARRIQMVFQDPFGSLNPRRRVGELVAQGPLIHGEHPLRARLRAAELFELVGLDPSALDRYPHEFSGGQRQRIGLARALALSPDVLVADEPVSALDVSVQAQVLALLDDLRARTGLSLILITHDLRVAAQVCDRVAVMKDGRVVEEADTATLFGAPRHPCTQALLAAVPGRRAVGRASAAVGECSVR